Proteins from a single region of Punica granatum isolate Tunisia-2019 chromosome 8, ASM765513v2, whole genome shotgun sequence:
- the LOC116187313 gene encoding putative pectate lyase 21 → MASRNDSVMFSIVVAISVVLGVLIAPGHHLVDGAAVGNNVIDRCWKLNLNWRRYRHQLASCSVGFSGKMHGNIAKSMVWYTVTDPRDDPLNPIPGTLRYGATMIKGKVWISFARDMTIKLTKPLHVGNFTAIDGRGATVHIAGGACITVYKVDEIYIYISDLIYKEPILWGDTFFMISHFTN, encoded by the coding sequence ATGGCTTCTCGAAATGATTCGGTCATGTTTAGCATTGTCGTGGCTATCTCGGTCGTTCTTGGTGTCCTCATTGCTCCGGGGCACCACCTGGTCGATGGTGCAGCAGTGGGCAATAACGTCATCGACCGGTGTTGGAAGCTGAACTTGAATTGGAGGCGTTATCGGCACCAGCTCGCCAGTTGTTCTGTTGGGTTCTCAGGGAAGATGCACGGGAACATCGCTAAAAGCATGGTGTGGTACACTGTTACGGACCCCCGGGATGACCCTCTGAATCCGATCCCAGGGACCCTGAGGTACGGGGCTACGATGATCAAAGGAAAAGTGTGGATCTCCTTTGCAAGGGACATGACCATCAAGTTGACAAAGCCTCTTCATGTAGGTAACTTTACGGCCATCGACGGGAGAGGTGCGACCGTTCATATTGCCGGCGGTGCTTGTATTACGGTCTATAAGGTagatgaaatatatatatatatttctgatTTAATTTACAAGGAACCGATATTATG